ATTCAGGAAATTAATTACAACGAGCTGGATCTGCCAAAAAATCTTTCTATCACACAGACCAATCCGTTTGGGCAGGCTTCAACTGCAAATATTGACTACTTATATAGGGCAGACGGGACAAAACTGAGAAAAACCTATTCAAGTTTTGGAGGGAGAGGTTCTACTAATATTGTCCGCACAACAGATTATCTGGATGGCTTCCAGTACCAGCAAAGGGATGGCGGAGGCATCTGCCTGACCTGCAGGACGGAAACCGCTTTTGAAGAACAGGCATACGCAGCGAAAGCCGTAATAGGATTACCCGGAGCAGTGATGTGGGTTCTTGATTTTGTAGCTACGGCAGAAGGATTTTACAGTTTTACAGAAAACCGCTATATTTACCAGTACCAAGACCACCTTGGAAATACAAGGGTAAGTTTTGCCAAAAATAGCGTAGGCGTTCCGGAAGTTACCGATACCAACAATTTCTATCCTTTTGGTTTAAATCATATTGGAGGAAATTTCAGCATGTCCAATTTTGGAAGTTACTACAGTTATAAATACAACGGTAAAGAACTTCAGGAAACAGGCATGTATGATTTTGGAGCAAGGATGTATATGCCGGATTTGGGACGTTGGGGTGTTGTAGATGCTTTGGCAGAGCAAATGAGAAGATATTCTCCGTATAATTATGCCTTTAATAACCCCATCAGATTTATTGATCCTGATGGAAACAGCCCCCGAGATACTTATGGAGAACATTCTGCATTTAATGGAGACTTTGATCCAAATTCTTCTTTATCGGGATACAACGGCATGGGTGGATCTCATGGAATGTACTTTGCAAATAATGATGGTGGTGGTTTTGCTGCGGGAAATGAAGCAAACAATGTAGCTGGGAATATTATTTTAAATTTTATAAGAAGTGATAAAGAAGGTCTTGGTAATTTTGTAAATAATGATTTTGAAAAATATGGATGGCATGTGATTGATGCAACAAGCCTTATAGATGCTTTAACTAAATTATCTTCATACCTAGGAAAAAGTACAGCAAATAATATCTATGTAAATACACATGGCTTATTAAGTGAACGCTATGTTTATGATGAAAGCGGACAATTGATTTCAGACTTAAGTACTAGTGGTAGAAATGGATATAAAGTAGTAGGAGATACTGGCTTTTATACTACTAAAGATCAAATTTTAGGAAGTCATTTACAACAATATGTCACGGATAAAAGTAAATTATCATCTACTACACTAAAAAGTATAGATGATTTTATTAGTGTTGTTAATTATGTGAAAATTGGTAAAAACCTGATTATGGGTTCATGTAAAACTGCACAATATGATGATCTTTTTGGTAATGGAATATCTTCAATTGTAAAATCCAGAGACATTTTTGTAAATAGAGATTATTCAAGTTTATGGCCTATTGGTGGGAAAATAAAGTTCGAAGATTTTACTGGCTTTAATCAAACTACCCATCAAAATTACATTAAAGGATGGGTACAGTATAGAGATGGTGCAGTTGTTCAAGAAAATTTTAATATAATAATGACAAAATATGGAGTCAAAACAATTAAATAGGATAATACTATTATTAACTTTAACTTTTTCAATGAATTTATTTTCTCAAATGAAAATGATGGATATAGATGGGAAAAAGTTGACAATTAATTTGAAAAAAGAAAAGGGGGATATTATAAAAATAATTGAAAATAGAGATTTTAATGTTTTTTATCTTTTAGATAGAGAAAGATTTGATTTCGATAAGAAATTTCGAAATGTTGATTTAGTAAATTTAATCTTCTTTTCTAAAAAATATAACAAAGCAATTCTTACTATATTTAAGCAAAGCATTAATTACAAAGGGAAATCTAATTATAATATAACTTTATATACAGGTTCTCATGATGAATATATGTTTCAGCCTTCAATGATTATATTAGATAAAAATTTTAACTATGAATATCTAATGAAATATTACTATATGCCTTTACCAGATGATAAAAACATATACACTTCAGGTATTAAAATACAAGATAATAAAAATCGATGTAATATAATAGAGTTTGATATAAAAGGAAATATAGTCTATGAAAATATAGATAATATTTTGAGTAATATTTCTAAAATACCTATAGATAATACTTTAAAAAATTGTGATCCTATAATTTATGAAACGGATCTTAAAGATTTTTTCCGGAATAAATAATTAAATAAGATATGTTTTCACTACTTTAAGCCTATGCTTTAAACTAGTTAATCTAAAAACCATCGCAACTAGCAGTGGTTTATATCTGGACAGAAAACCGCTATATTTACCAGTACCAAGACCACCTTGGAAATACAAAGGGTAAGTTTTGCTAAAAACAGCGTAGGCGTTCCGGAAGTTACCGATACCAACAATTTCTATCCTTTTGGATTAAACCATATTGGAGGAAATTTCAGCATGTTCAATTTTAGAAGTTACTACAGTTATAAATACAACGATAAAGAACTTCAGGAAACAGGCATGTATGATTTTGGAGCAAGGATGTATATGCCGGATTTGGGACGTTGGGGTGTTGTAGATGCTTTGGCAGAGCAAATGAGAAGATATTCTCCGTATAATTATGTCTTTAATAACCCCATCAGATTTATTGATCCTGATGGAAACAGCCCCCGAGATACTTATGGAGAACATTCTGCATTTAATGGAGACTTTGATCCAAATTCTTCTCTATCGGGATACAACGGAATGGGTGGCTTCTCATGGAATGTACTTTGCAAATAATGATGGTGGTGGTTTTGCTGCGGGAGATACTTATGGCGAAGGACCTGATAATAATCCTAAACCAGGTACATGGCAATCTGTTAAAAATTTCTTTAGAAGTATCTTTGGAGGCGGTAAAGAAGGTGCTGGTATTACAACCCTTGCTATTGGAGCACAGATTACTAGAGTTGTTCAGATTGGAGAAGCCATTCAGATAACTACAGAAGTATATTATAGTGGTGCTGGTATTTTAGCTACTCGTGGTCTTTTGGCATTACCATTAATATTGAATGGAGATAACTCTCATGCACGTGGTTATGATATACCACTTACAGGGACAACAGATATACCGACAGATGAACCGGAACAAAGAATAACATTATATAGAGGTGTTTGTGTAGGACACTATGACTATAAAAATGCTATTAAAGGTATGGCTGTACCATTAGGGGGACATAGCGACCCAGGGTTACATAATTGGGGAGATACAGAAAGTGTTTTTACATCTTGGACAACCAATATAAACGTTGCCCGTAGATTTGCAAATAAAAATGGATCAGGAGGTGTAATTTTATCAAAAGAATTTCCAATTCATCAAATTATACCAAGCCCTGATGAATCTAATGAACAAGAAATTTTAATACGTGGAATTGTTACAGGAGCATTTCCTTTCATGCAAAAAAGATAAAAAATGGAAACAACTAATATAGATCAAATATCAACTTTG
The Chryseobacterium sp. W4I1 DNA segment above includes these coding regions:
- a CDS encoding RHS repeat domain-containing protein, with translation MEIQRVSFAKNSVGVPEVTDTNNFYPFGLNHIGGNFSMFNFRSYYSYKYNDKELQETGMYDFGARMYMPDLGRWGVVDALAEQMRRYSPYNYVFNNPIRFIDPDGNSPRDTYGEHSAFNGDFDPNSSLSGYNGMGGFSWNVLCK